In Deinococcus puniceus, one genomic interval encodes:
- a CDS encoding ADP-ribosylglycohydrolase family protein, protein MTSSPVPRQVRLNTLLSLSAADALGAATEFKTPAAIRAHYGDTFTDYQPGSVFGFAPGEATDDSQMVAATLLGYAKQQGLEGVLAGLQDWIATGPPDVGGLTRDALRKRGLDGGARAWASSNFQSAGNGGLMRIAAVWIAGYTEEELAHESALVTALTHADPRCVHASVFFTAFLDALHRGTEYTDAAELALKVMDNLDARAVLLERDVFTVSGREAINTFHAQDRDARTQVRARVRDGLAGNIHSQSGYVLDTLQAAVAHARADSWQACVEPAVLLGNDSDTVACVVGAVAGARGLSVPPHLLPPLRLGHSWAGWQREWSCAEGFEDLLKS, encoded by the coding sequence GTGACTTCCTCTCCCGTTCCCCGCCAAGTCCGCCTAAATACCCTGCTTTCACTGAGCGCCGCCGATGCTCTGGGCGCGGCCACCGAATTCAAGACGCCCGCCGCGATCCGCGCCCACTACGGTGACACGTTTACCGACTACCAGCCCGGTAGTGTGTTCGGCTTTGCCCCCGGTGAGGCCACCGACGATAGCCAGATGGTGGCGGCGACCCTGCTGGGATATGCCAAGCAACAAGGGCTGGAAGGTGTGCTGGCGGGCCTGCAAGACTGGATCGCCACTGGCCCGCCCGATGTGGGTGGCCTCACCCGCGACGCGCTGAGAAAGCGTGGGTTGGACGGCGGCGCACGCGCTTGGGCCAGCAGCAATTTCCAGAGCGCGGGCAACGGCGGTTTGATGCGAATTGCGGCGGTCTGGATTGCGGGTTATACCGAAGAAGAATTGGCCCACGAATCGGCGTTGGTCACGGCCCTGACTCACGCCGACCCCCGTTGCGTCCATGCCAGCGTCTTTTTCACCGCCTTCTTGGACGCCCTGCACCGAGGCACGGAGTACACCGACGCCGCAGAACTAGCCCTGAAGGTGATGGACAATCTGGATGCCCGCGCCGTGCTGCTGGAGCGCGATGTTTTCACGGTGAGCGGCAGGGAGGCCATCAACACGTTTCATGCCCAAGACCGCGACGCCCGCACGCAAGTTCGCGCCCGCGTGCGGGACGGCTTGGCGGGCAACATCCACTCTCAGAGCGGCTATGTGCTGGATACCCTGCAAGCGGCGGTGGCCCACGCCCGCGCCGACTCGTGGCAAGCCTGCGTAGAACCCGCCGTGCTGCTGGGCAACGACAGCGACACGGTGGCCTGCGTGGTGGGCGCGGTGGCCGGGGCGCGTGGCCTGAGCGTGCCACCCCATCTGCTGCCCCCACTTCGGCTGGGCCACTCTTGGGCAGGCTGGCAGCGCGAGTGGAGTTGCGCGGAGGGATTTGAAGACCTTCTGAAGTCATGA
- a CDS encoding nucleotidyltransferase family protein — MTDAEFLRVVKLNPVNAAILDRLAQLEPFAPQVHLVAGALFQTVWNVQSGQAPQTDIRDYDLFYWHPDTTYEAEDAVIGRASDLFSDLGVRIEVRNQARVHLWFREKYGLSRPPLTSARDGVLQFLVECTCVGIDAAGELYAPYGLHDLAAGVLRPNALNHTPELYAAKAHDYRQRWPWLREAQTQVVETRPQPG, encoded by the coding sequence ATGACCGACGCAGAGTTCCTCCGAGTCGTGAAGCTGAATCCGGTGAACGCAGCGATTCTAGACCGCCTAGCGCAACTAGAGCCGTTTGCGCCGCAAGTTCATCTGGTGGCCGGGGCGCTGTTTCAGACGGTGTGGAATGTGCAGAGTGGGCAAGCACCGCAAACGGACATCCGCGATTACGACCTGTTCTATTGGCATCCGGACACCACTTATGAAGCCGAAGACGCCGTGATTGGCCGGGCATCTGACCTGTTCAGTGATCTGGGCGTGCGGATTGAGGTCAGGAATCAGGCCCGCGTTCACCTGTGGTTCAGGGAAAAATACGGGCTGTCGCGCCCGCCGCTGACCAGTGCCCGCGACGGTGTGCTGCAATTTTTAGTGGAATGCACCTGCGTGGGCATTGACGCGGCAGGCGAACTGTACGCGCCGTATGGCCTGCACGATCTGGCGGCGGGCGTGCTGCGGCCCAATGCCCTGAACCACACGCCCGAACTGTACGCGGCCAAAGCCCACGATTACCGCCAGCGTTGGCCTTGGCTGCGGGAGGCCCAAACTCAGGTGGTAGAAACGCGGCCTCAGCCCGGATGA
- the ppk1 gene encoding polyphosphate kinase 1 produces the protein MSADSATANPAPTKTAPASTAAALNADAPAKKGRGKAAGKKAAKAAAVADPLLAAIRTMSTVANEGSQFLNRELSWLAFNERVLSEARDKRNPPLERLKYAAICGSNLDEFFMVRVAGVHRQIAAGVQTPGPDGLSPRQTLDMVRDRTHTMLREIEKAARKTLRDLAAEGVRLVRVAELGKRARAQLREHYLSEIQPVLTPLVVDPSHPFPYLSNLSLNLAVLLDAGEGEDPDFARVKIPVGVLPRIVPVGDALLLLEDVIAAHIGELFKGRNVLAAHVFRVTRNTDYEFEEEEAEDLLATIEDGLRRRRFGSAVRLEMMRDTPAEIITFLQERLRLDHKDIFMLEGPLGTADLMFLPVKRPDLAFPDFVPAVPDLDGDDEDGMFDTIRRGDVVLHHPYDSFSNVLNFVEEASRDPQVLAIKQTLYRTGDDPRLLGALRTAAENGKQVVALIELKARFDEQRNISWARKLERAGAHVVYGMAGLKTHAKVTLIVRREEGGLRRYVHVGTGNYNPKTARLYTDLSLLSADPNLGADIAELFNHLTGYAEAEYTHLLVAPDTARSGFEMLLDREAEHARAGHEAWARIKVNSLTDPGMIEALYRAAGAGVRIELILRGVCCLRPGLPGLSETIRVRSLLGRYLEHARIYAFGNAGQPEVYFGSADWMSRNLDRRVEVIAPVLDDTHRDQFLRILNTEWADTRGSWELQGDGQYEKLRGDFSAQQSFADSRHPG, from the coding sequence GTGTCCGCCGATTCTGCGACTGCCAACCCTGCGCCCACCAAGACTGCCCCCGCCAGCACCGCTGCCGCCCTGAATGCCGATGCGCCTGCCAAAAAGGGCCGGGGCAAGGCCGCAGGCAAAAAGGCAGCCAAAGCCGCAGCCGTCGCTGATCCTCTGCTCGCGGCCATTCGCACGATGTCCACGGTGGCGAACGAGGGCAGCCAGTTTCTGAACCGCGAGTTGTCTTGGCTGGCCTTCAATGAGCGCGTTCTCTCGGAAGCCCGCGACAAGCGCAATCCGCCGCTGGAGCGCCTGAAGTACGCGGCCATCTGCGGCAGCAATTTGGATGAGTTTTTTATGGTGCGCGTGGCGGGCGTCCACCGCCAGATCGCGGCGGGCGTGCAGACCCCCGGCCCCGATGGACTTTCTCCGCGTCAGACGCTGGATATGGTGCGTGACCGGACGCATACCATGTTGCGCGAAATCGAGAAGGCCGCCCGAAAAACCCTGCGTGATCTGGCTGCCGAGGGCGTGCGGCTGGTGCGTGTGGCCGAGCTGGGCAAGCGGGCGCGGGCGCAATTGCGGGAGCATTACCTCTCCGAAATCCAGCCGGTGCTGACGCCGCTGGTGGTAGACCCCAGCCATCCCTTTCCGTACCTCAGCAACCTGAGTCTGAATTTGGCCGTGCTGCTGGACGCCGGAGAGGGCGAAGACCCCGATTTTGCCCGCGTGAAGATTCCGGTGGGCGTGCTGCCCCGCATCGTGCCAGTCGGCGACGCCCTGCTGCTGCTAGAGGACGTGATCGCCGCCCACATCGGGGAGCTGTTTAAGGGCCGCAACGTGCTGGCCGCGCACGTGTTCCGCGTGACCCGCAACACCGATTACGAGTTCGAGGAAGAAGAAGCCGAAGACCTGCTGGCCACCATTGAAGACGGGTTGCGCCGCCGCCGTTTCGGGTCTGCGGTGCGGCTGGAAATGATGCGCGACACGCCCGCCGAGATCATCACCTTCTTGCAAGAGCGGCTGCGGCTGGATCACAAAGATATTTTTATGCTGGAAGGCCCGTTGGGAACGGCTGATCTGATGTTCCTGCCCGTCAAGCGCCCCGATCTGGCCTTCCCCGACTTCGTGCCAGCCGTGCCTGACCTCGACGGCGACGATGAAGACGGCATGTTCGATACCATCCGCCGGGGCGACGTGGTGCTGCACCATCCCTACGACAGCTTTTCCAACGTGCTGAACTTTGTGGAGGAAGCCTCGCGTGACCCGCAGGTGTTGGCGATCAAACAGACCCTCTACCGCACGGGCGACGATCCGCGCTTGCTGGGCGCACTCCGCACCGCCGCCGAAAACGGCAAGCAGGTGGTGGCCCTGATCGAACTGAAGGCCCGTTTTGACGAGCAGCGCAATATCAGTTGGGCACGCAAGCTGGAGCGGGCCGGGGCGCACGTGGTGTACGGCATGGCGGGCCTGAAAACCCACGCCAAAGTGACCCTGATCGTGCGGCGCGAGGAGGGCGGTTTGCGGCGTTACGTGCATGTGGGTACCGGGAATTACAACCCCAAAACCGCCCGCCTGTACACCGACCTCAGCCTGCTCAGCGCCGACCCGAATCTGGGGGCTGACATTGCGGAGCTGTTCAATCACCTGACCGGGTACGCCGAAGCCGAATACACGCACCTGTTGGTGGCCCCCGACACCGCCCGCAGCGGCTTCGAGATGCTGCTTGACCGCGAGGCCGAACACGCCCGCGCCGGACACGAGGCTTGGGCACGCATCAAGGTGAACAGCCTGACCGACCCCGGCATGATCGAAGCGCTGTACCGGGCAGCGGGTGCGGGCGTTCGAATAGAACTGATCCTGCGCGGTGTGTGCTGCCTGCGTCCGGGTTTGCCGGGCCTGTCGGAAACCATTCGCGTCCGCAGTCTGCTGGGGCGGTATCTGGAACACGCCCGTATTTATGCCTTTGGCAACGCAGGCCAGCCCGAAGTGTATTTCGGCAGTGCCGACTGGATGAGCCGCAACCTTGACCGCCGCGTAGAGGTGATCGCGCCCGTGCTGGACGACACCCACCGCGATCAGTTCCTGCGGATTCTGAATACCGAATGGGCCGACACTCGCGGCTCGTGGGAACTGCAAGGCGACGGCCAGTACGAAAAACTGCGCGGAGATTTCAGCGCCCAGCAGAGCTTCGCGGATTCACGTCATCCGGGCTGA
- a CDS encoding thymidine kinase produces MLKSPYHGGHLEVIVGPMFSGKSEELIRRVTRAVIARQRVRVFKPLLDDRYHLSAVASHAGRTVDAVAVRDAAGIRSNLALDGGSETTLLGLPGGVLPDVVGIDEVQFFGADLVPLALELAAQGVRVILAGLDLDFRAEPFGPMPELLARAESVEKLTAICTVCGAPATRSQRLIGDRPARFDDPVVLVGAQESYEARCRVHHEVAN; encoded by the coding sequence GTGCTCAAGTCCCCCTATCACGGCGGCCACCTCGAGGTCATTGTCGGCCCCATGTTCAGCGGCAAAAGCGAAGAACTGATTCGCCGCGTCACGCGGGCGGTCATTGCTCGGCAGCGGGTACGGGTCTTCAAACCGCTGCTGGATGACCGCTACCACCTGTCGGCAGTGGCGAGCCATGCGGGGCGCACCGTAGACGCCGTTGCCGTGCGCGACGCGGCGGGTATTCGCAGCAATCTGGCGCTGGACGGCGGCAGCGAAACTACCCTGCTGGGCCTGCCCGGTGGCGTGCTGCCGGATGTAGTGGGCATAGATGAAGTGCAGTTTTTCGGGGCCGATCTGGTGCCGCTCGCGCTGGAACTGGCCGCTCAGGGCGTGCGCGTCATTCTGGCGGGCCTAGACCTCGATTTCCGTGCCGAACCCTTTGGCCCTATGCCCGAACTGCTGGCCCGCGCCGAAAGCGTAGAAAAACTGACTGCCATCTGCACGGTCTGCGGCGCTCCCGCTACCCGTTCTCAACGCCTGATCGGAGACCGCCCGGCCCGCTTCGACGATCCGGTGGTGCTGGTGGGCGCACAGGAAAGCTACGAGGCTCGCTGCCGGGTTCATCATGAAGTAGCCAACTGA
- a CDS encoding peroxiredoxin family protein has translation MDSPAPLPWPAPSDFVHGAPVPPPTQWTRPGLVMTFNLECPGCVSRGIPFLKRLHAEFGKRAEILALHTSLGHRLLERPDVEPTLIKFAQQFARLPFPVALDVSGDLARAWQTEGTPHTLAFAAGGELLRSVYGSQDNAQTRLWYLLEEQVQGAGNKSV, from the coding sequence ATGGACAGCCCCGCGCCCTTGCCTTGGCCTGCGCCCAGCGATTTTGTGCATGGCGCACCCGTGCCGCCGCCCACCCAGTGGACTCGGCCCGGTCTGGTTATGACCTTCAATCTGGAATGTCCGGGCTGTGTGTCTCGCGGCATTCCGTTCCTGAAGCGCCTGCACGCCGAATTTGGGAAGCGGGCCGAGATATTGGCGCTGCATACCAGCCTCGGCCACCGTTTGCTGGAGCGGCCCGACGTGGAGCCGACATTGATCAAATTTGCCCAGCAGTTTGCACGCCTGCCTTTTCCGGTGGCGCTGGACGTGAGCGGCGACTTGGCCCGCGCTTGGCAGACGGAAGGCACGCCTCATACGTTGGCCTTCGCGGCGGGCGGCGAACTGCTGCGGAGCGTGTACGGCAGCCAAGACAACGCCCAAACGCGGCTGTGGTATCTGCTGGAAGAGCAGGTACAGGGCGCGGGTAATAAAAGCGTCTAA
- the fabF gene encoding beta-ketoacyl-ACP synthase II: MAITGLKRVVITGVGPVTPIGLGAAAYAQAQRAGKSGIASITHFDTASTASKIAGEVNESLDAYIDPREARKMDRYVQLALAGADLAVADSGLSAEELRGERTGTLVGSGIGGVKTFEDQSQVLFERGAGRISPMFVPMMIANMASGHVAMRFGATGPSSTVVTACATGTGAIGDAARYIQLGLADVMIAGGSEAAITPIAIGGFSNMKALSTRNDDPQTASRPFAAGRDGFVLGEGAGVVILEEYEKAKARGATIYAEVVGYGTSADAHHITMPAPEGRGAQVAMRMALATAGVNPDQVGYINAHGTSTHFNDLHETQGIKAVFGDHAHKLAVSSTKSMTGHLLGAAGAIEAIAVAQALKDGILPPTINLAGDEDPALDLDYIPEGARQMQVEYALSNSFAFGGQNAALLLRRV; this comes from the coding sequence ATGGCAATTACAGGCTTAAAACGGGTGGTTATTACAGGAGTCGGGCCAGTGACGCCTATCGGTCTGGGCGCGGCGGCCTATGCACAGGCGCAGCGGGCAGGCAAGAGCGGCATCGCCTCTATCACACACTTTGATACGGCTAGCACGGCCAGCAAGATCGCGGGCGAGGTCAATGAGAGCCTCGACGCCTACATAGACCCCCGCGAGGCCCGCAAGATGGATCGCTATGTTCAATTGGCGTTGGCTGGGGCAGATCTGGCGGTGGCCGACAGCGGTCTGAGCGCCGAAGAACTGCGTGGCGAGCGCACTGGAACACTGGTGGGCAGCGGCATCGGCGGAGTCAAAACCTTTGAAGACCAGTCGCAGGTGCTGTTCGAGCGCGGGGCAGGCCGCATCAGCCCCATGTTCGTTCCGATGATGATCGCCAACATGGCGTCGGGGCATGTGGCGATGCGCTTTGGGGCCACTGGGCCAAGCAGCACGGTGGTCACGGCCTGCGCCACCGGAACCGGGGCCATTGGCGACGCGGCCCGCTACATCCAGCTTGGCTTGGCCGACGTGATGATCGCGGGCGGCTCGGAAGCAGCCATTACGCCCATCGCCATCGGCGGATTCTCCAACATGAAGGCCCTCAGTACTCGCAACGACGATCCCCAGACTGCCAGCCGTCCTTTTGCTGCGGGCCGCGACGGCTTCGTGCTGGGCGAAGGCGCGGGCGTGGTCATTCTGGAAGAGTACGAGAAGGCCAAGGCACGCGGGGCCACCATCTACGCCGAAGTCGTGGGCTACGGCACCAGCGCCGACGCGCACCACATCACCATGCCTGCCCCCGAAGGACGCGGCGCACAGGTTGCCATGAGAATGGCCCTCGCGACGGCGGGCGTCAACCCCGATCAGGTGGGCTACATCAACGCGCACGGCACGAGCACGCACTTCAATGACCTCCACGAAACGCAGGGTATCAAGGCCGTGTTTGGCGATCATGCCCACAAGTTGGCGGTGTCCTCCACCAAATCCATGACCGGGCATCTGCTGGGCGCGGCGGGAGCCATCGAAGCTATTGCCGTCGCGCAGGCCCTCAAAGACGGCATTTTGCCCCCCACCATCAATCTCGCGGGCGATGAAGACCCGGCGCTGGACTTGGATTACATCCCGGAAGGGGCGCGGCAAATGCAAGTTGAATACGCCCTGAGCAACTCGTTCGCCTTCGGCGGGCAAAACGCGGCGCTGTTGCTGCGGCGGGTGTAA
- a CDS encoding GGDEF domain-containing protein: MKLFRPAPTSEGERWTLTQRRMFLVLTLLGTVGVGAALWVQAPDFDPLDRVALPLLALTLVLLDVGLTLRRISISLAFRIVYIATSVYFLLALNQQFLVFVPVYTTLSENTYWFAVLYAAAFLTFPARRAVVVAGGLFGLSALISGLHLYALLQLEPNPRLVGAVVQFLLVGGVMVAVQGTFSFQRMQLLAARAAAYTDALTGLANRRAAEEHLAALYARKQPFTLVLFDLDHFKAVNDQHGHATGDLVLKGVSSAARSHLPSEGLAARWGGEEFLLVLPPLPAPQVRAMLDLLRAQLREQRYGAVDGLTASFGVATARPGDHPDDILTRADAAMYAAKRQGRNDIKMAELRRTQFGGPPTLPGKQRPDA; this comes from the coding sequence ATGAAACTGTTTCGCCCTGCGCCCACTTCTGAAGGCGAACGCTGGACGCTGACGCAGCGCCGGATGTTTCTGGTGCTGACCTTGCTGGGTACGGTGGGCGTGGGCGCGGCCCTGTGGGTGCAGGCTCCCGACTTCGATCCGCTGGACAGGGTGGCCTTGCCGCTGTTGGCCCTGACCCTCGTGCTGCTCGATGTGGGCCTGACCCTGCGCCGCATCAGCATCAGCTTGGCTTTCCGCATCGTGTACATCGCCACGTCCGTGTATTTTCTGCTGGCTCTGAACCAGCAGTTTCTGGTGTTCGTGCCAGTCTATACCACCCTCAGCGAAAACACCTACTGGTTCGCGGTGCTGTATGCCGCCGCTTTCCTGACCTTTCCGGCCCGCCGGGCAGTGGTGGTAGCGGGCGGTTTGTTCGGCCTGTCGGCGCTGATTAGTGGGCTTCACCTGTACGCCCTGTTGCAACTGGAGCCCAATCCCCGGCTGGTGGGCGCGGTGGTGCAGTTTTTGCTGGTGGGCGGCGTCATGGTGGCGGTGCAGGGCACGTTCAGCTTTCAGCGCATGCAGTTGCTGGCCGCCCGCGCCGCCGCCTATACCGACGCCCTGACTGGCCTAGCCAACCGCCGCGCCGCCGAGGAGCATCTGGCCGCCCTGTACGCCCGCAAACAGCCGTTCACGCTGGTGCTGTTCGACCTCGATCACTTCAAGGCCGTCAACGATCAGCACGGCCACGCCACAGGCGACTTGGTGCTGAAGGGCGTGTCGAGTGCGGCCCGCAGCCACCTGCCTTCCGAGGGACTGGCCGCCCGCTGGGGGGGCGAGGAATTTTTGCTGGTGTTGCCCCCGCTGCCTGCTCCACAGGTACGCGCCATGCTCGACCTGTTGCGGGCCCAGTTGCGCGAACAGCGTTACGGCGCAGTCGACGGCCTGACCGCCAGTTTCGGGGTGGCCACCGCCCGCCCCGGCGATCACCCCGACGACATCCTGACCCGCGCCGACGCCGCCATGTACGCCGCCAAACGGCAAGGCCGCAACGACATCAAAATGGCCGAATTGCGCCGCACGCAGTTTGGTGGCCCACCCACTCTGCCGGGAAAGCAGCGCCCGGACGCTTAA
- a CDS encoding ABC transporter substrate-binding protein produces the protein MKPALLLSALLLSSSAVAATVAQVKAKGVLVLGTDPTFTPFEFKGPDGQIQGFDIDIARAVARDLGVKLEIRAVGFGALMPQSVTSGRVGMAMSAITITAERAKVVSFSQPYFRSAQVFIVRGGNPGKFAWPAEVKGKVIGVQANTTGQYVAGDVLKPKGAVLKVYDDFAAGLADVRAGRIAALIGDAPTVTDLQKRLPGQFAQAGKDLAAEDYGMVFAKNSDLAAAANRTLAKLKANGEYQKLLNKWIVQK, from the coding sequence ATGAAACCCGCCTTGCTGCTGTCGGCCCTGCTCCTGTCGTCTTCTGCTGTGGCCGCCACCGTCGCGCAGGTCAAGGCCAAGGGCGTGCTGGTGCTGGGCACCGATCCTACCTTCACTCCCTTCGAATTCAAGGGGCCGGACGGCCAGATTCAGGGCTTCGACATCGATATTGCCCGTGCGGTGGCCCGCGATCTGGGCGTCAAGTTGGAGATTCGGGCGGTGGGCTTCGGGGCGCTGATGCCGCAATCGGTCACGTCCGGGCGCGTGGGTATGGCCATGAGCGCCATCACCATCACGGCCGAGCGGGCCAAAGTCGTCAGCTTTAGTCAGCCCTATTTCCGCAGCGCACAGGTGTTTATCGTGCGGGGCGGCAATCCCGGCAAGTTCGCTTGGCCCGCCGAGGTGAAGGGCAAGGTCATTGGCGTGCAGGCCAATACCACCGGGCAATACGTGGCAGGCGACGTGCTGAAGCCCAAAGGCGCGGTGCTGAAGGTCTACGACGACTTTGCCGCAGGCTTAGCCGACGTGCGTGCAGGCCGAATCGCCGCCCTGATCGGAGACGCGCCCACCGTGACCGACTTGCAAAAGCGGTTGCCGGGGCAGTTTGCACAGGCAGGCAAAGATTTGGCTGCCGAAGATTACGGCATGGTGTTCGCCAAAAACAGCGATTTGGCCGCCGCTGCCAACCGCACCTTAGCCAAATTGAAGGCCAACGGGGAATATCAGAAGCTGCTGAACAAGTGGATCGTGCAGAAATAG